ATAACTGCGTTTCGTTGGAGTGACAATCATAACAGGCTTTTTTTAAAATTACCTGCACGTCGTGTGGAGCAATTATATTTTCTGTAACGGGAGGATTTTCAATTCCGGGCCGTACAAACTGAATTCCAATAACCGCAGCCAAAAGAACACCGGTTATTAAAAATTTGTGTTTGGTGACAAAGTTTTGTGAATGCATAATTTAGAAGAATACAGTACGCAGGTGAATTGATAAGATATCAAAGAAAATCAACAAAGACCAGCTTTTGGAGAATTAGTCAATAGTTTCATAATCAGGAAGAAAAAAATATCCCGGTTAAATTCCAAAAATTTAATCATTTTTAGGATGGGAGTTTGCAACAAATTTTACCTTTGCTGGCGTAGTGTTGAAAAAGAGGGAAATTTTTGCAAGATTTTAAGTAGAATAATTGCAATAAAAAATATTACTTTGTTGAAGTAATCGTTTAGTAAACAAAAGAGTCAGATTATCTGGTAGTGAACCAATTGGTAATGATAGATTACAAAAAACCATCCGAAACAGATTTAATTGAGGGTTTGAGAGTGGGAGACAGGGATGCCTTTACTATCATTTATAAAGAATACTGGTACAGAATGTTTACGGTAGCGAACCGCAAACTGCAAAACCGCGAACTGGCTGAGGAGCTTATCCAGGATATTTTTACAAGATTATGGAAGGAAAGAGAAACAATCCGGATTACACAGCTGGATTTTTATCTTTTTTCGGCTGTTCGTTATGAGGTTATTGACCAGATTCGTGCAGCTGGCAGACAAAATACTTATGCTGAGTATTACAAAGCATTCG
The nucleotide sequence above comes from Dyadobacter subterraneus. Encoded proteins:
- a CDS encoding RNA polymerase sigma factor, which encodes MIDYKKPSETDLIEGLRVGDRDAFTIIYKEYWYRMFTVANRKLQNRELAEELIQDIFTRLWKERETIRITQLDFYLFSAVRYEVIDQIRAAGRQNTYAEYYKAFASFEDLNTENTVVFNDLVQMIDKGLEILPEKTREVFKLCRLQNWSLAKIASHLDLSEKAVEYHLTKATKSIRIYLKEVLISLLLLGISFWH